In Methylomagnum ishizawai, one DNA window encodes the following:
- a CDS encoding DnaJ domain-containing protein: MLLLVLAFLVLALAFWAGRRFLDPAANPAAQRLRGGLPWLLVLLMVALLSLGRGNPLGGFLLLGTLFGLPALRLYWQRLGRASPASEPGRPARPGGRMDVEEARQILGVPPGASREDIIAAHRRLMQRLHPDRGGSDYLAAQINQAKAVLLGS, encoded by the coding sequence ATGCTCCTGCTTGTCCTCGCCTTCCTGGTCCTGGCCCTCGCGTTCTGGGCGGGGCGGCGCTTCCTCGACCCCGCGGCGAACCCCGCCGCCCAAAGACTCCGCGGCGGCCTACCCTGGCTCCTGGTCTTGTTGATGGTGGCGCTCCTCAGCCTGGGCCGGGGCAATCCGCTGGGCGGGTTCCTGTTGCTGGGGACGCTGTTCGGGTTGCCCGCGTTGCGGCTTTATTGGCAACGGCTGGGCCGGGCGTCGCCCGCCTCCGAACCCGGACGCCCCGCCCGGCCGGGAGGGCGGATGGATGTCGAGGAAGCCCGGCAAATCCTGGGCGTCCCGCCCGGTGCCAGCCGCGAGGACATCATCGCCGCCCACCGCCGTTTGATGCAGCGCCTGCACCCGGACCGGGGCGGTTCGGATTATCTGGCGGCGCAAATCAACCAGGCCAAGGCCGTGCTGCTGGGGTCTTGA
- a CDS encoding NAD(P)-binding protein, translating to MSSIPKRADLTRPADLLKHDHGTGPFRTQRPVYLDLLPPCNNACPAGENIQAWLAQVQAGRYHLAWQTLMRDNPMPAVHGRVCYHPCESGCNRAGVDSPVSIHAVERFLGDMALKEAWKIEPDAPPSGQRVLVVGAGPSGLSAAYHLARLGHQVEIREAGPVAGGMMHFGIPAYRLPRAELMAEIHRIESLGVKIVLNHKVENLLAEMQAGGFDAAFTAVGAHLSKRVEIPARDAGKILDAVSFLREANLGEAPLLGRRVAIYGGGNTAMDAARTAKRLGAEQALIIYRRDRAHMPAHSFEADEAISEGVKINWLRTIKEITEDRITVEIMQINAEGYPESTGEFETLEADALILALGQDTDTGFLKEIPGIAFKKDGTVVVDQNMMTGHAGIFAGGDMVPSERTVTVAVGHGKQAARCIDAYLRDAVYVKVPKHEVVGFDKLHLWYFTEAEQRQQDELALEKRRYGFKEVVAGLAEGEAVFEAKRCFSCGNCFECDGCYGACPEQAILKLGPGKRYRYDYERCTGCMACFEQCPCHAIEVEAEPA from the coding sequence ATGAGCAGTATTCCCAAACGCGCCGACCTGACCCGCCCCGCCGATCTGCTAAAGCACGACCACGGCACCGGCCCTTTCCGCACCCAACGCCCCGTCTATCTCGACCTGCTGCCGCCTTGTAACAACGCCTGCCCCGCCGGGGAAAACATCCAGGCTTGGCTGGCCCAGGTGCAAGCCGGTCGCTATCACCTAGCCTGGCAAACCCTGATGCGCGACAACCCCATGCCCGCCGTGCATGGCCGGGTCTGCTACCACCCGTGCGAAAGCGGCTGCAACCGCGCCGGGGTCGATTCCCCGGTCAGCATCCACGCGGTGGAACGCTTCCTGGGCGATATGGCTTTGAAAGAAGCTTGGAAGATCGAACCCGACGCCCCGCCCAGCGGCCAGCGGGTGTTGGTGGTCGGGGCGGGACCGAGCGGCTTGTCCGCCGCCTACCATCTGGCCCGCCTGGGCCACCAGGTGGAAATCCGCGAGGCCGGGCCGGTCGCGGGCGGCATGATGCATTTCGGCATCCCGGCCTATCGGCTCCCACGGGCGGAGCTGATGGCCGAAATCCACCGCATCGAGTCGCTGGGCGTCAAGATCGTGCTGAACCACAAGGTCGAGAACCTCCTGGCCGAGATGCAAGCGGGTGGCTTCGACGCCGCCTTCACCGCCGTCGGGGCGCATCTGAGCAAGCGGGTGGAGATTCCGGCCCGCGACGCCGGGAAGATTCTGGACGCGGTCAGCTTCCTACGCGAGGCCAACCTGGGCGAGGCTCCGTTGCTCGGACGCCGGGTGGCCATATACGGCGGCGGCAACACCGCCATGGACGCGGCCCGCACCGCCAAACGCCTGGGCGCGGAACAAGCCCTCATCATCTACCGCCGCGACCGCGCGCATATGCCGGCCCATTCGTTCGAGGCCGACGAAGCGATCTCGGAAGGCGTCAAGATCAACTGGCTGCGCACCATCAAGGAAATCACCGAGGACCGCATCACGGTCGAAATCATGCAGATCAACGCCGAGGGCTACCCAGAATCGACCGGCGAATTCGAGACCCTGGAAGCCGACGCCCTGATCCTGGCCTTGGGCCAGGACACCGACACGGGGTTCCTCAAGGAGATTCCCGGCATCGCCTTCAAGAAGGACGGCACGGTAGTGGTGGATCAAAACATGATGACTGGGCACGCCGGGATTTTCGCGGGCGGCGACATGGTGCCGAGCGAGCGCACCGTGACCGTGGCCGTGGGCCATGGCAAGCAAGCCGCCCGTTGCATCGACGCCTATTTGCGCGACGCCGTTTATGTGAAAGTACCCAAGCACGAGGTGGTCGGCTTCGACAAGTTGCACCTGTGGTATTTCACCGAGGCCGAGCAGCGCCAGCAGGATGAGTTGGCACTGGAAAAACGCCGCTATGGTTTCAAGGAAGTGGTGGCGGGTTTGGCGGAGGGCGAGGCGGTGTTCGAGGCCAAGCGCTGTTTTTCCTGCGGCAATTGCTTCGAGTGCGACGGCTGCTACGGCGCTTGCCCGGAACAGGCCATCCTCAAACTGGGACCGGGCAAGCGCTACCGCTACGACTATGAGCGTTGCACCGGCTGCATGGCCTGCTTCGAGCAATGCCCTTGCCATGCCATCGAGGTGGAGGCGGAACCGGCCTGA
- a CDS encoding DUF4239 domain-containing protein, whose product MGYAFFAFTLTLLLFLGMLSLLEIGRRIGNRRQAVDPEGARAGTGTVENAVFALLGLLIAFTFSGATHRFDDRRDLIVEEANDIGTAYLRLDLLPEAARPRLKELLRHYVDTRIEVYRKIRDTTAFQTELSRSNALQGEIWREAVAASAAQGAATDATKLLLPALNTMFDITTTRTMANLLHPPFVIYLMLFGVALVSALLAGYGMAGSRSRNWLHMIGFALVLAAAVYVTLDLEFPRRGLVRVDDFDQALIGLRNGMK is encoded by the coding sequence ATGGGCTATGCCTTTTTCGCCTTCACCCTCACCCTCCTGCTGTTCCTGGGAATGCTGTCCTTGCTGGAAATCGGCAGGCGCATCGGCAACCGGCGGCAGGCGGTGGACCCCGAAGGGGCCAGGGCCGGCACCGGCACGGTCGAAAACGCGGTGTTCGCCCTGCTCGGCCTCTTGATCGCCTTCACCTTCTCCGGCGCGACCCACCGCTTCGACGACCGGCGCGACTTGATCGTCGAGGAAGCCAACGACATCGGCACCGCCTATCTGCGGCTGGACCTCCTGCCGGAAGCGGCGCGGCCCCGCCTGAAGGAATTGCTCCGGCACTATGTGGACACCCGGATCGAGGTCTACCGCAAAATCAGGGACACCACTGCCTTCCAGACGGAACTGTCCCGGTCCAACGCCCTGCAAGGGGAAATCTGGCGGGAAGCGGTCGCGGCCTCCGCAGCCCAAGGCGCGGCGACGGACGCCACCAAATTGCTGCTGCCCGCCCTGAACACCATGTTCGACATCACCACCACCCGGACCATGGCCAACCTGCTACATCCACCCTTCGTCATCTACCTGATGCTGTTCGGCGTGGCCTTGGTCAGCGCCTTGCTGGCGGGTTACGGCATGGCAGGCAGTCGTTCACGCAACTGGCTGCACATGATCGGTTTTGCCCTGGTCCTGGCGGCGGCGGTTTATGTCACCCTCGACCTCGAATTCCCACGCCGGGGCTTGGTCCGGGTGGACGACTTCGACCAAGCCTTGATCGGCCTGCGCAATGGGATGAAATAA
- a CDS encoding DUF2126 domain-containing protein, giving the protein MAILVGIEHSTHYRYDRPISLSPHVIRLRPAPHTRTPVHEYHLDIEPQNHRVYWQQDPFGNTVARVVFPEQVTELKIGVRLVAEMTVINPFDFFVEQYAEHYPFQYDPLLRHELEPYFEVTERGPLLMEWLGGVERRKIHINDFLVAINQKLQQHIGYTIRLDPGIQACEETLGLRTGSCRDTGWLLVQILRHLGLAARFVSGYLIQLTADQKSLDGPSGPEQDFTDLHAWTEVYIPGAGWIGLDPTSGLFAGEGHIPLACTPDAVSAAPVTGYTDKCEVIDFRFANIVKRVHEDPRVTKPYTEAQWEDIRLLGRRVDEELRELGVRLTMGGEPTFVSIDDMEGPEWNTEALGSHKRERAGVLLKALRERFAPGGLLHYGQGKWYPGEPLPRWALGCFWRADGAPLWRDASLIADEKRDYGFGPVEARRFAERLAERLGVNPDHLTPGFEDWIYYLWREANQPANYDAIALPASPRYSDDLGLALSRGLDRTVGYALPILWDWSRNGWHSAPWQFPCNAMYLMPGNSPMGLRLPIARLPWAAEVEAETWIEPPPQPRPPEPFHLGTGQAPEPPKHPKPLAADAAPEAIRQRFKHWVGVPHTALCIEPRHGRLHIFMPPLNLPDHYAALLTAIENTAAEFRMPVIIEGYEPPNSSALKFLKVTPDPGVIEVNIHPAADWEALEANTVALYEEARLTRLGTEKFMLDGRHTGTGGGNHVTLGSVTPLDSPFLRRPDVLRSLLTFWQHHPSLSYLFSGTFIGPTSQAPRVDERGSHLLDELEISLDEIDNALPWVVDRALRNFLSDLTGNTHRAEFCIDKLHSPDSASGRQGLLEFRGFEMPPHAQMSLAQMLLLRAMMAHFWKTPYRHPLIRWGTRLHDRFLLPHYVWADFRSAIADLNTGGHGFDAAWYEPFLEFRFPHYGLVRYEGVTLELRMALEPWLVLGEEAGAQRQARVVDSAVERLQVKCSGLDTERYFVTCNGRRLPLQATGPDGEYVAGVRYKAWKAAFGLHPAIEMHAPLVFDLFDRRLGRSVGGCVYHVAHPGGRSYDSFPINAYEAESRRISRFWSWGHTAGEAGPPGWARQLASHYGAVPGSFAREPQAEAPNPDFPCTLDLRRPL; this is encoded by the coding sequence TTGGCGATACTCGTAGGCATCGAACACAGCACCCATTATCGGTACGACCGACCCATCTCGCTTTCGCCGCATGTGATCCGCCTGCGGCCCGCGCCGCATACCCGGACCCCGGTGCATGAATACCATCTCGACATCGAGCCGCAAAACCACCGCGTCTATTGGCAACAAGACCCGTTCGGCAACACCGTGGCCCGCGTGGTGTTCCCGGAACAGGTGACGGAACTCAAGATCGGCGTGCGGCTGGTGGCGGAAATGACCGTCATCAATCCCTTCGACTTCTTCGTCGAACAATACGCCGAGCATTATCCCTTCCAATACGATCCGCTGTTGCGCCACGAATTGGAGCCTTATTTCGAAGTGACCGAGCGCGGCCCCCTATTGATGGAATGGCTGGGCGGGGTCGAACGCCGCAAAATCCATATCAACGATTTCCTGGTCGCCATCAACCAGAAGCTACAACAGCACATCGGCTACACCATCCGCCTCGATCCTGGCATCCAGGCCTGCGAGGAAACCCTGGGGCTGCGTACCGGCTCCTGCCGCGACACCGGCTGGCTGTTGGTGCAAATCCTCCGGCACCTGGGACTCGCGGCCCGCTTCGTATCGGGCTACTTGATCCAGTTGACCGCCGACCAAAAAAGCCTGGACGGCCCGTCCGGCCCGGAACAGGATTTCACCGACCTGCACGCCTGGACCGAGGTCTACATTCCCGGCGCGGGCTGGATCGGGCTGGACCCGACTTCCGGCTTGTTCGCGGGCGAGGGGCATATTCCTTTGGCCTGCACACCCGACGCGGTCAGCGCCGCGCCCGTGACCGGCTATACCGACAAGTGCGAAGTCATCGATTTCCGATTCGCCAACATCGTCAAGCGGGTGCATGAAGACCCCCGCGTCACCAAGCCCTATACCGAGGCGCAATGGGAAGATATCCGCCTCCTAGGTCGCCGGGTCGATGAGGAATTGCGGGAGTTGGGCGTGCGCCTGACCATGGGCGGCGAGCCGACCTTCGTGTCGATCGACGATATGGAAGGCCCGGAATGGAACACCGAAGCCTTGGGTTCCCATAAGCGCGAGCGGGCCGGGGTACTACTGAAAGCCCTGCGCGAGCGCTTCGCGCCGGGGGGCTTGCTGCATTACGGCCAGGGCAAATGGTATCCGGGCGAACCCTTGCCGCGCTGGGCCTTGGGGTGTTTCTGGCGGGCGGATGGAGCGCCGTTGTGGCGCGATGCCAGCCTGATCGCCGATGAAAAGCGCGATTATGGCTTCGGCCCGGTCGAAGCCCGCCGCTTCGCCGAGCGCCTGGCCGAGCGGCTGGGCGTGAACCCGGATCATCTCACCCCCGGCTTCGAGGACTGGATTTATTACCTGTGGCGGGAAGCCAATCAACCGGCCAACTACGACGCCATCGCCCTGCCCGCCTCTCCGCGCTACAGCGACGACCTGGGTTTGGCCTTGTCGCGGGGTCTGGATCGCACCGTGGGCTATGCCCTGCCGATCCTATGGGATTGGAGCCGCAATGGCTGGCATTCCGCGCCCTGGCAATTCCCTTGCAACGCCATGTATTTGATGCCGGGCAATTCGCCCATGGGTTTGCGCCTGCCGATAGCCCGCCTGCCCTGGGCGGCGGAGGTCGAGGCGGAAACCTGGATCGAACCCCCCCCCCAGCCGCGCCCGCCCGAGCCTTTCCACCTGGGCACGGGCCAAGCGCCGGAACCGCCGAAACATCCCAAGCCCCTGGCCGCCGATGCCGCACCCGAAGCCATCCGCCAGCGTTTCAAACACTGGGTGGGCGTGCCGCACACCGCCTTGTGCATCGAACCGCGCCATGGACGGCTGCATATCTTCATGCCGCCTTTGAACCTGCCGGACCATTATGCCGCCCTGCTCACCGCCATCGAGAACACCGCCGCCGAATTCAGGATGCCGGTCATCATCGAGGGCTACGAGCCGCCCAACTCGTCCGCGCTCAAGTTCCTGAAGGTGACGCCCGACCCCGGCGTGATCGAGGTGAATATCCACCCGGCCGCCGATTGGGAAGCCTTGGAAGCCAATACCGTGGCCTTGTACGAGGAAGCCCGGCTGACCCGGCTCGGCACCGAGAAATTCATGCTCGATGGTCGCCATACCGGCACCGGCGGCGGCAACCATGTCACCCTGGGCAGCGTGACGCCCCTCGACAGCCCGTTCCTGCGCCGTCCCGATGTGCTGCGCTCGCTGCTGACCTTCTGGCAACACCATCCTTCGCTGTCCTATCTGTTCTCGGGCACCTTCATCGGGCCGACCTCGCAAGCGCCACGGGTGGACGAGCGGGGCTCGCACCTCCTGGACGAACTGGAAATCAGCCTGGACGAGATCGACAACGCCCTGCCCTGGGTGGTGGACCGGGCTTTGCGCAATTTCCTGTCCGACCTCACCGGCAACACCCACCGCGCCGAGTTCTGCATCGACAAGCTGCACTCGCCGGATAGCGCGTCCGGGCGACAGGGCTTGCTCGAATTCCGCGGTTTCGAGATGCCGCCCCACGCCCAGATGAGTTTGGCGCAAATGCTGTTGCTCCGGGCCATGATGGCGCATTTCTGGAAGACGCCCTACCGCCATCCCCTGATCCGCTGGGGTACCCGGCTGCACGACCGTTTCTTGTTGCCGCATTATGTCTGGGCCGATTTCCGCTCGGCCATCGCCGATCTGAACACGGGCGGGCACGGCTTCGATGCCGCGTGGTACGAACCCTTCCTGGAATTCCGCTTCCCGCATTACGGGCTGGTGCGCTACGAGGGCGTGACCCTCGAACTCCGCATGGCGCTGGAACCCTGGCTGGTGCTGGGCGAGGAAGCCGGGGCGCAACGCCAGGCGCGGGTGGTGGATTCGGCGGTGGAGCGGCTGCAAGTCAAATGCTCGGGATTGGATACGGAACGCTACTTCGTCACCTGCAATGGCCGCCGCCTGCCGCTGCAAGCCACCGGACCCGACGGCGAATACGTGGCCGGGGTGCGCTACAAAGCCTGGAAAGCCGCCTTCGGCCTGCATCCCGCCATCGAAATGCACGCGCCCTTGGTGTTCGACCTGTTCGACCGCCGCCTCGGGCGCTCGGTCGGCGGCTGCGTCTACCATGTGGCCCATCCCGGCGGACGTTCCTACGACAGCTTCCCCATCAACGCCTACGAGGCGGAATCGCGCCGCATCTCGCGGTTTTGGTCCTGGGGCCACACGGCGGGCGAGGCCGGGCCACCCGGCTGGGCACGCCAGCTCGCCAGCCATTACGGCGCGGTGCCGGGCAGCTTCGCCCGCGAGCCGCAAGCCGAAGCCCCCAACCCCGATTTCCCCTGCACCCTGGATTTGCGTAGGCCGCTATGA